A region of Pyxidicoccus parkwaysis DNA encodes the following proteins:
- a CDS encoding chitosanase, whose protein sequence is MGERRLKRSWGAVLLGMAAALTGCAPDVGGTQQTPEQTDAQTLAACSYTITTNTYVGADYWGTIAFKNTGTAAMTSPTIAFGVPSGVVCDYDEPGWTHTQSGATCTYSRTSALSIAVNASYTFYYSTSSSSSFTASNVTISDPSCGGTPPPTGTGLSANQKKVAEDLTSIWENDTPNIDYAYSENIQDGRGYTNGRAGFCTGTGDAIMVIQCYVNLRSAANGNLMAKYMPGLTTINNRFLSTGESQASTAELDSVGNWRADWATSYNNTTTRADFKSCQDQVSDQLYYTPAMNEATKWGLTQALSKAALYDAFINHGESGVKSMIRSTNTALGNSGQVAPVIGYNGITENAWLQKFLEKRRDVLAGDSTWIDAVDRVAAYEKLRRKGNWDLGTAFRNDVRARDCWGTTYPSSGYTVRAINPDGTWSTPTSYTYACQ, encoded by the coding sequence ATGGGAGAGCGTCGACTGAAGCGGAGCTGGGGGGCGGTGCTCCTGGGGATGGCGGCGGCCCTGACGGGCTGTGCGCCGGACGTGGGAGGGACGCAGCAGACGCCAGAGCAGACGGACGCGCAGACGCTGGCGGCGTGCTCGTACACCATCACCACCAACACGTACGTGGGCGCGGACTACTGGGGCACGATTGCGTTCAAGAACACCGGCACGGCGGCGATGACGAGCCCCACCATCGCCTTCGGTGTCCCCAGCGGCGTTGTCTGTGATTACGACGAGCCGGGCTGGACGCACACGCAGAGCGGCGCGACGTGCACGTACTCACGGACGTCCGCGCTGAGCATCGCCGTGAATGCGTCGTACACGTTCTATTATTCGACTTCGTCGTCCTCGAGCTTCACCGCGTCCAACGTCACCATCAGCGACCCGAGCTGCGGGGGCACTCCGCCGCCCACGGGCACGGGGCTGAGCGCCAACCAGAAGAAGGTGGCGGAGGACCTGACGAGCATCTGGGAGAACGACACGCCCAACATCGACTACGCGTACTCGGAGAACATCCAGGACGGGCGCGGGTACACGAACGGGCGCGCGGGCTTCTGCACGGGGACGGGTGACGCCATCATGGTCATCCAGTGCTACGTCAACCTGCGCAGCGCGGCCAACGGCAACCTGATGGCGAAGTACATGCCGGGGCTCACCACCATCAACAACCGCTTCCTCTCCACGGGCGAGTCGCAGGCCTCCACGGCCGAGCTCGACTCGGTGGGCAACTGGCGGGCGGACTGGGCGACCAGCTACAACAACACGACGACGCGCGCGGACTTCAAGAGCTGCCAGGACCAGGTCAGCGACCAGCTCTATTACACGCCCGCGATGAACGAGGCCACGAAGTGGGGCCTCACGCAGGCGCTCTCGAAGGCGGCGCTGTACGACGCCTTCATCAACCACGGAGAGTCCGGCGTGAAGAGCATGATTCGCTCGACGAACACGGCGCTGGGCAACTCCGGACAGGTGGCGCCGGTGATTGGCTACAACGGCATCACCGAGAACGCGTGGCTGCAGAAGTTCCTGGAGAAGCGCCGCGACGTGCTCGCCGGGGACTCCACGTGGATTGACGCCGTGGACCGCGTGGCCGCGTACGAGAAGCTGCGCCGCAAGGGGAACTGGGATTTGGGCACGGCCTTCCGCAACGACGTGCGCGCCCGCGACTGCTGGGGGACGACGTACCCGTCCAGCGGCTACACCGTGCGCGCCATCAACCCGGATGGCACGTGGAGCACGCCGACTTCGTACACGTACGCCTGCCAGTAG
- a CDS encoding serine/threonine protein kinase, with product MRLPKEQRRVFRLPCADAPESRERLSRSMSVHGLFVPTDDLEPLGAEFPLQLTFLNGRPVVSGRVQVVDHGTTGRLRGYFVKYVELDPGSLELPLNPARSRPRAGPPGHRAGPIPRVFAEPVTEPGVHPDDVASAPEAPLAVSSTPSTFRMRGEQLEFRRELLNRGARPSHRPMEPPPGARARGLGDFPPEEATPGGILPHTVDETTTGLNDYSNVELLHAVDPYAWQGGLRPFDDFGPYQLLRRLGVGGMAEVLLARRRMGDGVDKLVALKLVFQEYASHPRLSALFLTEARLSATLQHPNLIQVFDVGSAAGRAFMAMEYVHGRNGSELIQRLRERGGPPPIALAVALVIELGRALEYLHEKKDLDGRHLHLVHRDVSPGNLLIGMHGSVKLVDMGVASASIATGHDTLRVGKRAYMSPEQMCGGMPDPGWDIYGMGLVLHELLTLERAFESTTTRWKLRPSTSNPQVPAELDRLVQWATEHDRTRRAPSARALRVALERVRLSLPPCDLVRTMRDLFGEELDEAQRETETLIAVARQRDGGEASRAWRRVTRALVGLTPRAVWLLFARHRSALRWGVAALVAVLMAAGVPLWRHQQQEALLVSHLERADALVAAAKLVGPGEDTALAQLQAALELRPGDARTRSRLQALADTFTRLGEAAERRGDVSEAAAHYRAALEADASREPLRERMRALEEEVRARNRTRQETP from the coding sequence ATGAGGCTTCCGAAGGAGCAACGCCGGGTGTTCCGGCTGCCGTGCGCGGACGCGCCGGAGTCCCGTGAGCGGCTCTCCCGCAGCATGTCGGTGCACGGCCTGTTCGTGCCGACCGACGACCTGGAGCCGCTCGGGGCGGAGTTCCCGCTCCAGCTCACCTTCCTGAATGGCAGGCCCGTCGTCTCCGGACGGGTGCAGGTGGTCGACCACGGCACGACGGGGCGCCTGCGCGGCTACTTCGTGAAGTACGTCGAGCTGGACCCGGGCAGCCTGGAGCTGCCGCTGAACCCCGCCCGCTCACGCCCCCGGGCAGGCCCGCCGGGCCACCGCGCCGGCCCCATCCCCCGCGTGTTCGCGGAGCCGGTGACGGAGCCAGGGGTGCACCCGGACGACGTGGCCTCCGCGCCGGAAGCACCGCTCGCGGTGAGCTCCACTCCCTCCACCTTCCGCATGCGTGGGGAGCAGCTCGAGTTCCGGCGCGAGCTGCTGAACAGGGGCGCGCGTCCGTCACACCGGCCGATGGAGCCGCCGCCCGGCGCTCGCGCGAGAGGCCTGGGGGATTTCCCCCCCGAGGAAGCCACGCCGGGCGGCATCCTCCCCCACACCGTGGATGAGACGACCACGGGGCTGAACGACTACTCGAACGTGGAGCTGCTGCACGCGGTGGACCCGTACGCGTGGCAGGGAGGGCTGAGGCCCTTCGATGACTTCGGGCCCTACCAGCTCCTGCGGCGGCTGGGGGTGGGCGGCATGGCCGAGGTCCTCCTCGCGCGCCGGAGGATGGGCGACGGCGTGGACAAGCTGGTGGCGCTCAAGCTGGTGTTCCAGGAGTACGCGTCGCACCCGCGCCTGTCGGCGCTGTTCCTCACCGAGGCGCGCCTGAGCGCCACGCTCCAGCACCCCAACCTCATCCAGGTGTTCGACGTGGGCTCCGCCGCCGGGCGCGCCTTCATGGCCATGGAGTACGTGCACGGCCGCAACGGCTCGGAGCTCATCCAGCGCCTGCGCGAGCGCGGCGGGCCGCCGCCCATCGCCCTCGCGGTGGCGCTGGTCATCGAGCTGGGCCGGGCGCTCGAGTACCTCCACGAGAAGAAGGACCTGGACGGCCGCCACCTCCACCTCGTCCACCGCGACGTGAGCCCGGGCAACCTGCTCATCGGCATGCACGGCTCGGTGAAGCTGGTGGACATGGGCGTCGCCTCCGCCAGCATCGCCACCGGCCACGACACGCTGAGGGTGGGCAAGCGCGCCTACATGTCACCGGAGCAGATGTGCGGCGGCATGCCGGACCCGGGCTGGGACATCTACGGCATGGGGCTGGTGCTCCACGAGCTGCTCACGCTGGAGCGGGCCTTCGAGAGCACCACCACGCGGTGGAAGTTGAGGCCCTCCACGTCCAATCCGCAGGTGCCCGCGGAGCTGGACCGGCTGGTGCAGTGGGCCACCGAGCATGACCGCACGCGCCGCGCTCCCAGCGCCCGTGCGCTGCGCGTGGCCCTGGAGCGGGTGCGCTTGAGCCTGCCGCCGTGCGACCTCGTGCGCACGATGCGGGACCTCTTCGGCGAGGAACTGGACGAAGCGCAGCGCGAAACCGAGACACTCATCGCCGTCGCCCGCCAGCGGGACGGGGGCGAGGCCTCGCGCGCCTGGCGCCGCGTCACCAGGGCGCTGGTGGGGCTGACGCCCCGGGCGGTGTGGCTGCTCTTCGCCCGCCACCGGAGCGCGCTGCGCTGGGGCGTGGCGGCGCTGGTCGCCGTGCTCATGGCGGCGGGCGTGCCCCTGTGGCGGCACCAGCAGCAGGAGGCGCTCCTCGTCTCGCACCTGGAGCGTGCGGACGCGCTCGTCGCGGCGGCGAAGCTGGTGGGGCCGGGCGAGGACACGGCCCTGGCGCAGCTCCAAGCGGCGCTCGAGCTGCGGCCCGGGGACGCGCGAACGCGCTCCCGGCTCCAGGCGCTCGCGGACACCTTCACGCGGCTGGGAGAGGCAGCGGAGCGCCGCGGCGACGTGAGCGAGGCGGCGGCCCACTACCGCGCGGCGCTGGAAGCGGACGCGAGCCGCGAGCCCCTGCGCGAGCGGATGCGGGCGCTGGAAGAGGAAGTGCGCGCACGCAATCGCACCCGACAGGAGACACCATGA
- a CDS encoding PEGA domain-containing protein has product MAVIAGAIACTTPHAAPVRRNAPAPGAELPVEAPAPRHLAEGPGLRFDVYPASAEVIINGQKVGTANSLRSGDGLFAVPPGIHQVSIRSAGYTTWRAEVSVGDRPERIQVSLTPTP; this is encoded by the coding sequence ATGGCTGTGATTGCTGGGGCAATCGCCTGCACCACCCCACATGCCGCGCCCGTGCGGCGGAATGCTCCGGCTCCGGGGGCGGAATTGCCCGTGGAGGCGCCCGCGCCACGGCACCTGGCGGAAGGGCCCGGGCTGCGCTTCGACGTCTACCCGGCCAGCGCGGAGGTCATCATCAACGGGCAGAAGGTGGGGACCGCGAACAGCCTGAGGAGTGGGGACGGGCTGTTCGCGGTGCCTCCGGGCATCCACCAGGTGAGCATCCGCTCCGCCGGCTACACGACGTGGCGCGCGGAGGTGTCGGTGGGTGACAGGCCGGAGCGCATCCAGGTGTCGCTCACCCCCACCCCCTGA
- a CDS encoding HEAT repeat domain-containing protein, which yields MRVLAVLLCSSWLLGAGPAHAGKPAPALLEAEALLEQASRAGQTAEAPFDPIDPSARAVAVTDVERVLRALLARCLAENKACKELNGFEKPESEEMERVVKSAQVLTWMLGQYGTTDVLPLLWQLDARGSFDAMRARDALQTRVMTGVLASRPCAPPSDEEVSRELASLGDFTALRVRGGKLVAVRPTPKELEDLAYFLVAVREAGPPVGEVQEPGGDWRSPAPANDTLDAAYKELSAARFRGDLQAMDTAARRYLGLLGYPGPLKANEENTYGWHGSRYASVMRELARVQEDVGAFAEAAALNRRASPGDGACGTGVDLVLKDQILAVIRTTEQHSGCRAVVAERLLDMDGELQSEDDPSPYGPARLREAGFDVARLYRGALVTRHRDIPVGELKQVLSSAKEPLRTAALRRLQERGPEAWEKRVQALEGFAAVVQREAVEPLLTLALTSLGGTQHRAVEALGRLVERPGFDPCSGEGGVSGSVIGSSWRRYIPKIGERCATSLKPRERDSVARRLLPLLESKDGRTREVTAEALGLLGSELAVPRLEQLATDGYISGAYFSGSGNADVPRYPVREAAAKALERFKPDEEQSE from the coding sequence ATGAGAGTCCTCGCCGTCCTCCTGTGCTCCTCCTGGTTGCTCGGCGCGGGCCCGGCCCACGCGGGTAAGCCGGCGCCCGCGCTGCTCGAAGCGGAGGCGCTCCTCGAGCAGGCGAGCCGCGCGGGACAGACAGCAGAAGCGCCGTTCGACCCGATAGACCCCAGCGCCCGAGCGGTGGCCGTCACCGACGTCGAGCGCGTGCTTCGGGCGCTGCTCGCGCGCTGCCTCGCTGAGAACAAGGCGTGCAAGGAGCTCAACGGGTTCGAGAAGCCCGAGTCAGAGGAGATGGAGCGGGTGGTGAAGAGCGCGCAAGTACTCACCTGGATGCTGGGCCAGTACGGCACGACGGACGTGCTTCCCCTCCTCTGGCAGCTGGATGCGCGGGGCTCGTTCGATGCGATGCGTGCTCGGGATGCGCTCCAGACGCGGGTGATGACCGGTGTGCTCGCCTCACGTCCCTGCGCGCCTCCTTCGGATGAAGAAGTCTCCAGGGAGCTGGCCAGCCTCGGAGACTTCACGGCGCTTCGGGTCCGGGGCGGCAAGCTCGTCGCCGTGCGGCCCACGCCGAAGGAATTGGAGGACCTCGCGTACTTCCTCGTCGCGGTGCGTGAAGCGGGCCCTCCGGTGGGGGAGGTGCAGGAGCCCGGCGGTGACTGGCGCAGCCCCGCGCCGGCCAACGACACGCTCGACGCGGCCTACAAGGAGCTGAGCGCGGCCCGCTTCCGGGGCGACCTCCAGGCCATGGACACCGCGGCGCGGCGCTACCTGGGGCTGCTGGGCTACCCCGGGCCCCTCAAGGCGAACGAGGAGAACACCTACGGCTGGCATGGCTCCCGCTACGCCTCGGTGATGCGGGAGCTGGCCCGCGTGCAGGAGGACGTCGGGGCCTTCGCGGAGGCCGCGGCCCTCAATCGCCGCGCCAGTCCGGGAGATGGCGCCTGCGGGACGGGGGTGGACCTCGTCCTGAAGGACCAGATACTCGCCGTCATCCGCACCACCGAGCAGCACTCGGGCTGCCGCGCCGTGGTCGCCGAGCGACTTCTGGACATGGACGGTGAGCTCCAGTCCGAAGATGACCCGTCACCCTACGGGCCGGCGCGGCTGCGCGAGGCGGGCTTCGACGTAGCGCGGCTCTACCGGGGCGCCCTGGTGACACGTCACCGGGACATTCCCGTGGGGGAGTTGAAGCAGGTGCTCTCGTCCGCGAAGGAGCCCCTGCGCACCGCCGCGCTCCGGCGCCTCCAGGAGCGGGGGCCGGAGGCGTGGGAGAAGCGGGTGCAGGCCCTGGAGGGGTTCGCGGCTGTCGTCCAGCGCGAGGCGGTGGAGCCGCTGCTCACCCTCGCCCTCACGTCCCTGGGCGGCACGCAGCACCGTGCCGTCGAAGCGCTCGGCCGGCTCGTGGAGCGACCCGGGTTCGACCCCTGCTCGGGGGAGGGTGGCGTCAGCGGCTCTGTCATCGGCTCGAGCTGGCGACGCTACATCCCGAAGATTGGGGAGCGCTGCGCCACCTCGCTCAAGCCGCGGGAGCGTGACTCCGTGGCCAGACGCCTGCTGCCGCTCCTTGAATCGAAGGACGGGCGGACGCGCGAAGTGACGGCGGAAGCCCTGGGCCTGCTCGGCTCGGAGCTCGCCGTCCCCAGGCTGGAGCAGCTGGCCACGGATGGCTACATCTCGGGAGCCTACTTCTCCGGCAGCGGCAATGCGGACGTGCCTCGCTACCCCGTCAGGGAAGCCGCGGCCAAGGCCCTGGAGCGGTTCAAGCCGGATGAGGAGCAGTCCGAGTGA
- a CDS encoding PKD domain-containing protein: MRTDFANSGDSTLDATFRARLGATPLLDVSTSASGTLEATVPAGLAPGRYTLTVLDPEGREGALPDAFEVRDALEPTGRVAGFHVEPIGPQRAHQPFLLTVQAVDSAGERVAGFNGTAQLTDGTGTIVPATLGPFRDGTWSGNVEVRRGTTANVLTLTSGDITGHSDAFAVAWREAVALRFDSPPRTLTAGECSEPLTLVRVDDLGQPVPSSAGVELTLEQDGPSAMNLYTDETCTTSVEQATLASDTGPLTFHLRHSRAGAGLLTARANGVRFASQALDVRPGPPARLDLLTDPGVLAAGRCSAPMRVEVRDAQGNATSVAASLSLGFLAPSLQGLTFYTDAACTQAVTGLTLPADGSTGAGFYFQGTRTGNAAVTVSATGLAPATRDVAVTPGAAQRLVFTTPSGNVTAGTCSPVATLQARDAFDNPSPVPSPTTVSLGVNPTKGFAFFADASCTRTAPGITLPAAESGTDFYYQGTVAGPVTLTASVPGWSPATQDVSLVAGPVAELVWDALPSPQKVNVPFTVTLRARDAYGNPATSFTGTATLGSLPASPLTCTSDCSDASTTAPFSDGEWTGSVAAGAPASTGRRLTATSGTASGTSGAFDVQAASTDTPPLASFTYGPAVVVAGQSISFDASGSSDNSTPGAALEVSWDFTGLDPGAPPWSGSAWTTTKTATRTYDTPGTYTVRLAVRDAPGGVGYAFRQVMVLPAGTIACVVNTNSKTDDGASSCAGPFGGDGQLSLPEAVRLSNATAGRQVITFSFSGSMSLLGLPTLTLTDGVDILAASDVTLETANFTVKTGAAMVSGVSLAKKDLHLTVEPGGTLSFLDGTVTGGSVVVQGALVLHRANLSDCNKECLRLEGANASAVVRYSNLSAPGYVQSGSVTGIVMKTCTSTGMALDLQSSVLAGLEWGITHDCGTLRVLHNTFYANSGGIQMKDGAGHVVRNNLFVKHANQAVTCGTATFASRDFHLLSGNASNGCLSGDPDTLGGAPLFVGPVDLRLQYASPARDSAVDLGLDVNDAAPGLYFGAGPDRGALESF, from the coding sequence GTGCGCACGGACTTCGCGAACAGCGGAGACAGCACCCTGGATGCGACCTTCCGCGCGCGACTGGGTGCAACTCCATTGCTCGACGTGAGCACGAGCGCCTCCGGCACGCTCGAAGCCACCGTTCCAGCGGGCCTCGCTCCGGGACGGTACACGCTGACGGTGCTGGACCCGGAGGGCCGTGAGGGAGCGCTGCCGGACGCCTTCGAGGTGCGCGACGCGCTGGAGCCCACGGGCCGCGTCGCCGGCTTCCACGTCGAGCCCATCGGCCCCCAACGCGCCCATCAACCGTTCCTCCTCACCGTGCAGGCGGTGGACAGCGCGGGCGAGCGCGTGGCCGGCTTCAACGGAACGGCGCAGCTCACCGACGGGACGGGCACCATCGTCCCCGCGACGCTGGGCCCGTTCCGCGACGGCACCTGGAGCGGCAACGTGGAGGTGCGCCGGGGCACCACGGCGAACGTGCTCACGCTCACCAGCGGGGACATCACGGGACACTCGGACGCCTTCGCCGTGGCCTGGCGCGAGGCCGTGGCACTGCGCTTCGACAGCCCTCCAAGAACCCTCACCGCTGGCGAGTGCTCGGAGCCGCTGACGCTCGTCCGGGTGGACGACCTGGGACAGCCGGTGCCGTCCAGCGCCGGAGTGGAGCTCACGCTGGAGCAGGACGGCCCGAGCGCCATGAACCTGTACACGGACGAGACCTGCACGACGTCCGTGGAGCAAGCCACCCTTGCATCGGACACCGGCCCCCTCACCTTCCACCTGCGACACAGCCGGGCCGGAGCGGGGCTGCTCACCGCGCGAGCGAACGGAGTGCGCTTCGCGAGTCAGGCTCTCGACGTACGGCCTGGGCCGCCGGCCCGCCTCGACCTCCTCACGGACCCCGGCGTGCTCGCCGCGGGACGCTGCTCGGCGCCCATGCGGGTGGAGGTGCGGGACGCTCAAGGCAACGCCACATCCGTCGCGGCATCCCTCTCGCTCGGCTTCCTCGCGCCATCCCTCCAGGGCCTCACCTTCTACACGGACGCGGCCTGCACGCAGGCGGTGACGGGCCTCACGCTGCCGGCGGACGGGAGCACCGGGGCGGGCTTCTACTTCCAGGGGACCCGGACAGGAAACGCGGCGGTCACCGTGTCGGCCACCGGCCTCGCACCGGCCACCCGGGACGTCGCGGTGACGCCCGGGGCCGCGCAGCGCCTCGTCTTCACCACGCCCTCGGGGAATGTCACGGCGGGCACGTGCTCCCCCGTGGCCACGCTGCAAGCACGTGACGCCTTCGACAACCCCAGCCCCGTCCCGAGCCCCACCACCGTGTCGCTCGGTGTGAATCCCACCAAGGGCTTCGCCTTCTTCGCGGACGCGAGCTGCACCCGCACCGCGCCAGGCATCACCCTGCCCGCAGCGGAAAGCGGCACGGACTTCTACTACCAGGGAACGGTGGCGGGCCCGGTGACGCTCACCGCATCCGTGCCGGGCTGGTCCCCCGCGACACAGGACGTGTCACTCGTGGCCGGCCCCGTGGCGGAGCTGGTCTGGGACGCCCTTCCCTCGCCGCAGAAGGTGAATGTCCCCTTCACGGTGACGCTCCGCGCCCGGGATGCGTACGGCAACCCGGCGACGAGCTTCACCGGCACCGCGACACTGGGAAGTCTCCCCGCCTCACCACTCACCTGCACCTCCGACTGCTCCGACGCGAGCACCACGGCCCCCTTCAGCGATGGCGAGTGGACGGGCAGCGTCGCGGCGGGCGCGCCCGCGAGCACCGGCAGGAGACTGACGGCGACGTCGGGAACCGCGAGCGGCACGTCCGGCGCATTCGACGTCCAGGCGGCCTCCACGGACACGCCTCCGCTCGCGAGCTTCACCTATGGCCCGGCCGTCGTCGTCGCGGGACAGAGCATCTCGTTCGATGCCTCGGGCTCCAGCGACAACAGCACGCCCGGTGCCGCGCTGGAGGTGAGCTGGGATTTCACCGGCCTGGACCCGGGCGCTCCTCCCTGGAGCGGGAGCGCCTGGACGACGACAAAGACAGCCACCCGGACGTATGACACGCCAGGCACGTACACCGTCCGCCTCGCGGTGCGGGACGCCCCTGGTGGCGTGGGCTACGCCTTCCGGCAGGTGATGGTGCTCCCCGCCGGGACAATCGCCTGCGTGGTGAACACGAACTCCAAGACGGACGATGGCGCCAGCTCCTGCGCGGGCCCCTTCGGCGGGGACGGGCAGCTGTCACTCCCGGAGGCGGTGCGCCTGTCCAACGCCACCGCGGGCCGGCAGGTCATCACCTTCAGTTTCAGTGGGTCCATGAGCCTGCTCGGCCTCCCCACGCTCACACTCACGGATGGAGTGGACATCCTGGCCGCGTCGGACGTGACGCTGGAGACCGCCAACTTCACCGTGAAGACCGGTGCGGCGATGGTGTCCGGAGTCAGCCTGGCGAAGAAGGACCTCCACCTCACGGTCGAGCCCGGAGGGACGCTCTCCTTCCTCGACGGGACGGTGACCGGCGGCAGCGTCGTCGTCCAGGGCGCGCTCGTGCTTCATCGGGCGAACCTCAGCGACTGCAACAAGGAGTGCCTGAGGCTGGAGGGCGCCAACGCGTCTGCGGTGGTGCGGTACTCCAACCTCTCTGCTCCGGGGTACGTCCAGAGCGGAAGCGTCACTGGCATCGTGATGAAGACCTGCACCTCGACGGGCATGGCGCTGGACCTCCAGTCCAGCGTGCTCGCCGGCCTCGAGTGGGGCATCACGCATGACTGCGGCACCCTCCGGGTGCTCCACAACACCTTCTACGCCAACAGCGGCGGAATCCAGATGAAGGACGGCGCGGGGCACGTGGTTCGCAACAACCTCTTCGTGAAACACGCCAACCAGGCCGTCACCTGCGGGACGGCGACGTTCGCCTCGCGCGACTTCCACCTCCTCTCCGGCAATGCCTCCAACGGGTGCCTGTCCGGAGACCCGGACACGCTCGGCGGCGCGCCGCTCTTCGTGGGGCCGGTGGACCTGCGCCTTCAGTACGCGAGCCCCGCGCGCGACTCGGCGGTGGATTTGGGGCTGGACGTCAACGACGCGGCTCCGGGCCTGTACTTCGGCGCGGGGCCGGACCGCGGTGCACTCGAGAGCTTCTGA
- a CDS encoding invasin domain 3-containing protein, which produces MSHAGPLLLALCVGVGTARGASLSLEKGPVVLGRTESVGVTLRVDAPPSGAQGPLRLAVNVGSFGPVTREGPGVYRTVYVPPPTRFPQVALVAVWHETGPEAPIEFLRIPLYGTTRLEVRARPGTEARVRVGLDEFGPVKAARNGRAVISANVPPDVHEAEVLAWQRNGASAAKALPIRVPPYNRLTAAVVPQVLLADGRAWARVDVLYDSGGKRLAASAVRLTPESGTVTPMEASDSRFSFRYQPPPGTLPREVRFRVSVDGDPASSATTSLKLGLPGPATLVLSPPAQTLSADGASHGEVTVRVFDTTGLALPGQQVEVSANGRRLEGLTEVGGGLYRVPFTAPAVYPEGGLVRFEATARGSEGPTARADVRYQLKPAPAPRDLRASLTPALLPADGATRARVLLDVRDAAGLPLSGARLVLLANHGAVSAATALEDGRYEATYLAPEGLPDGPVELQVTDASGQWSQRVPVSLRATPHALLVGVRAGFVHSLAAQAGPRLGLDMWTPFKLGGLQLGAGLTALAARVQQSVTDASGTLRSESEALYFPMSLRLGWELYAGRRTSVVLGAGATATWARFETSLTGTRASQLGAGGLGFLALGLALGPGQAFAEASFAFAPVRTEGFRLDAGGPGLEVGYRLGVL; this is translated from the coding sequence ATGAGCCACGCAGGTCCGCTGCTGCTCGCGCTGTGTGTGGGCGTGGGTACGGCCCGGGGGGCGTCGCTCTCGCTGGAGAAGGGCCCCGTGGTGCTCGGGCGCACGGAGTCGGTGGGCGTCACGCTCCGGGTGGACGCGCCGCCTTCCGGCGCACAGGGGCCGCTCCGGCTGGCCGTCAACGTGGGCTCCTTCGGTCCGGTGACTCGCGAGGGGCCGGGTGTCTACCGGACGGTGTACGTGCCTCCGCCCACGCGCTTCCCGCAGGTGGCGCTGGTGGCCGTCTGGCACGAGACGGGCCCGGAGGCACCCATCGAGTTCCTCCGCATTCCCCTCTACGGCACCACGCGTCTGGAGGTCCGCGCCCGGCCGGGGACGGAGGCGCGCGTGCGCGTGGGGCTGGACGAGTTCGGCCCGGTGAAGGCCGCGCGCAACGGGCGCGCCGTCATCTCCGCGAACGTGCCCCCCGACGTGCACGAGGCGGAGGTGCTGGCCTGGCAGCGCAATGGCGCGAGCGCCGCCAAGGCGCTGCCCATCCGCGTGCCCCCGTACAACCGGCTGACAGCGGCCGTGGTGCCCCAGGTGCTGCTGGCGGATGGCCGCGCCTGGGCGCGGGTGGACGTCCTCTACGATTCAGGGGGAAAACGGCTGGCCGCTTCCGCGGTGAGGCTCACGCCCGAATCGGGCACCGTCACCCCGATGGAGGCGAGCGACAGCCGCTTCTCCTTCCGCTACCAGCCACCGCCGGGCACGCTGCCCCGCGAGGTGCGCTTCCGGGTGAGCGTGGACGGAGACCCGGCGTCGAGCGCCACCACGAGCCTGAAGCTCGGCCTGCCCGGGCCGGCCACGCTGGTGCTGAGCCCGCCCGCCCAGACGCTGTCCGCGGATGGCGCGTCGCACGGCGAGGTGACGGTGCGCGTGTTCGACACCACGGGCCTGGCGCTGCCGGGACAGCAGGTGGAGGTGAGCGCCAACGGCCGGAGGCTGGAGGGGCTGACCGAGGTGGGCGGCGGGCTGTACCGCGTCCCCTTCACCGCGCCGGCGGTGTACCCGGAAGGAGGGCTGGTGCGCTTCGAGGCCACGGCGCGCGGGAGCGAAGGCCCCACCGCGCGGGCGGACGTGCGCTACCAGCTGAAGCCGGCGCCCGCCCCACGCGACCTCCGCGCGAGCCTCACGCCCGCGCTCCTCCCGGCCGATGGCGCCACCCGGGCCCGCGTGCTCCTCGACGTGCGGGACGCGGCGGGGCTGCCGCTGTCGGGCGCGCGGCTCGTGCTGCTCGCCAACCACGGCGCGGTGAGCGCGGCCACGGCGTTGGAGGACGGGCGCTACGAGGCAACCTACCTGGCGCCGGAAGGACTGCCGGACGGGCCCGTCGAGCTCCAGGTGACGGACGCCTCCGGACAGTGGAGCCAGCGCGTCCCCGTCTCCCTGCGCGCGACGCCGCACGCCTTGCTCGTCGGCGTGCGCGCGGGCTTCGTCCACAGCCTCGCCGCGCAGGCCGGGCCCCGGCTGGGGCTGGACATGTGGACGCCGTTCAAGCTCGGAGGGCTCCAACTGGGCGCGGGGCTGACGGCCTTGGCGGCGCGCGTCCAGCAGTCGGTGACGGACGCGTCGGGCACGCTGCGCTCCGAGTCCGAAGCGCTCTACTTCCCCATGAGCCTGCGCCTGGGCTGGGAGCTGTACGCCGGGCGGCGGACGAGCGTGGTGTTGGGAGCGGGAGCCACCGCCACCTGGGCCCGCTTCGAGACGTCCCTCACCGGGACGCGGGCCAGCCAGCTCGGAGCGGGTGGGCTCGGCTTCCTGGCGTTGGGGCTCGCGCTCGGACCGGGGCAGGCGTTCGCGGAGGCGTCCTTCGCCTTCGCGCCGGTGCGGACGGAGGGCTTCCGCCTGGACGCGGGCGGCCCGGGGCTGGAGGTCGGTTATCGCCTCGGGGTGCTCTGA